The genomic DNA TAACCACCGGCAAGAGCGGGTGCCAGAGCCAGCCGAGTGTCAGGAGCGCGGCCCCGACACCCGCCAAGCGCCGCACCTTCTTTGCCTCGGGATCGGTGGAGTGCTTCAGGTAGGTTCCGGCGAGCAGCCCGATCAGCGCGGTGGCAATCGACGGCAGATTCGAGAGCGGGCCTTCGGGGTCGCCGTAGGGCTTGTAGAGCTGACCGGGAAGGAGCACCAGCCGGTCCACATAGTTGGCGACATTTCCATCGGGGGTGTAGGTGCCACGGGGAAAGCCGGGAACGGGAACCCAGGCAAGGAGCGCCCAGTAGGCCAGCAGGATGGTCGGAATCAGCGCGAGCTGGGTCTTGGGCTTGGTGTAGAGATAGATCAGCGCGGCGGCGACATAGCCAAATGCCTGACGCTGGAGCACGCCAAAGAGCCGCAGGTGCTCCCAGCCCTCCAGGCGCGGGAGGCCGTTGATGAGTAGCCCAAAGAAGGTCAGCCAGCAAAACCGTGCGCAGACCTTCTTGAGAATCTCTTTCCTCGATGCCCCCTGCTCTAGCCGCCGCCCAATCGAGTACGGCAGGGTCGCCCCGATGATAAACAAAAAGAGCGGGAAGATGGCGTCGTAGAAGCGAAACCCCTCCCACTCACAGTGCGACGTGAACTGGAGAGCGAGAACCTCAAAGCCTGGATTGGGCCAGCGCTTGACAACCGTCTCCAAGAGCCAGTCGCCCCCAATAATCCAGAACATGTCAAACCCACGAAGGGCATCCAGCGACAGCAGCCGTTGCGGACGTGGCTCGGAACTCATGGCCAAACTGTACCACAAGCCTCACTGCACAGAGGCGTCTTTTGCGCGACGAAGTAGCTCCGCAAAGACCCCCTCCATCACGCGACTCAGCTCTTTGTTCGTCTCCGCAACCTGCTTGCCAGGCGGTTGATGGGAGAAGGCAGAGACCACCACAACAGAGTTCCCCACAAATGCCGCGCGGGGACGAGCGAGTCCGGGCAGGAGGACTCCTCCCAAGACACTGACCCGTGCGCCCTGTGTCACGGGCTGACGGCTCGGGGAGCGCTACGTAGGATTCGAGCGGCTCATGGCTGCGTCCCAGCGTGCGAGGGCATCTGCTGTCGAGAAGGCAATGACGGTGTAGCGGAGCTCACTCTCGCCGCGAAAAAAGCGTAGGGTCCGTGCGGCAGCTGCTCCCTCGGGCTTGTCGGAGAGCGGATCCACTCGCCCTTGTGGGTGGGCGAGCACGAATCCTTTGAGAAGCGCAGTGTCTTTCAGGTTGAATGCGGCAAGACGCTCCGGGTTCAGATCAGGTTTTATGGTCTTGGCCTCCAGCTGTACGGGTAGTTGTCGTCCTCCAGCGCGAGGGCGGCTTTGGTGAGCTTGAGCGGGCGGAAGGTGTCTACCATCACGGCGAGCTCTTCGGTGCGGGTCTTGCCGAGGCTGGCCTCGACCGCGCCGG from Armatimonas rosea includes the following:
- a CDS encoding acyltransferase family protein is translated as MSSEPRPQRLLSLDALRGFDMFWIIGGDWLLETVVKRWPNPGFEVLALQFTSHCEWEGFRFYDAIFPLFLFIIGATLPYSIGRRLEQGASRKEILKKVCARFCWLTFFGLLINGLPRLEGWEHLRLFGVLQRQAFGYVAAALIYLYTKPKTQLALIPTILLAYWALLAWVPVPGFPRGTYTPDGNVANYVDRLVLLPGQLYKPYGDPEGPLSNLPSIATALIGLLAGTYLKHSTDPEAKKVRRLAGVGAALLTLGWLWHPLLPVVKKIWTSSFVCVAGGLSLVLLALFYYILDVKKWRWGSIVWVIIGMNAITAYMGAAIIPFDEIAMKFLEGVARLHPENKELCRSFGSMFFTLLALWGLYKKDVFLRV